The Paenibacillus sp. FSL W8-0426 region CGTAACGTTCCGACAGAGCCTCCCCCAGCACGTTAAACGTGATTACAACCACCAGGATCAGCACACCCGGGTAAATCATCAGCTCCGGATGGCTGCGGATGTAACTGGTTCCTTCATGAATCATGGCTCCCCATTCCGCATTCGGCGGCTGAATGCCCAAGCCCAGAAACGAAAGCGCGGAGATGTCCATGATCGCCCAGCCCATTTCCAGGGTGCCCATAACGACGATGGGACGCTGCACGTTGGGAATGATATGTCTGCGAATAATGCTCCATGAGGACGAGCCGCTGATGCGTGCCGCCGCAATAAAATTTCGCTCTTTCAGCGTAACGACCATGTTCCTGCAGATTCGTGCATAATATACCCACTGCACCATCATGAGCGCCAGCAGCACCTGCATCAAACCTGGCCCGAAAATGCCCACAATGCCAAGCACAAGCACCAGATTCGGGAAGGCCATGATGCCTTCGCAGAAGCGCATGAGCACACTGTCCAGCCAACCGCCGACATAACCGGAGATGGAACCGATGATCACGCCCAGAAACAACGACGACAAAAAGATGAGGATGGCAAATCCAAGCGATACTCTGGCTCCATAGATCAGACGGGACAGATTGTCGCGCCCCAAATGGTCGGTTCCCAGCCAATGCTCTGCCGACGGCCCTTTCAGTTTGTCCAGCAGATCCACCTTTACAGGATCATGCGGGGCAATCCAAGGAGCCAGCAGCGTAACGATAAAGAAAATCATAAGCACCAGAGAACATATCATGATTGTTCTTCGGCCTTTTAACGCCGCACGCCATTTATTCATCAATGCTCTGCCCGTCCTTTCGCCGAAATCCGCGGGTCCATATACATCTGTATCAGATCAACCAGCAGATTGCATACGATGAACAAACAAGCCGCCAAAAATACATAACATTGGATCACAGGAATATCGCGGTTAAAAATGGCCTCCACGAAGTAGCGCCCGAACCCGGGCCATGAAAAGACCTGCTCCACAATGATCGTGCCTGTAAGCAATTTCCCCAGGTTCATGCCCATCCCTGTAATCAATGGCGCTATCGCGATTTTAAGCACATGCTTCATCATGATGGCACTTTCCCGAATTCCCCTTGTTCGCGCATATCGCACATAGGTTTCCTGCAATTGTTCCAATACGCTGGAACGAAGCAGCCGCGTATACACGGCGATCAGGACCAGCGACAGCGTTATCGTCGGGAGCACCAGGTTCTCCCAGGTCCCCCGACCTTCCACAGGAAGCAAATCAAGCTTGACCGAGAAAAAGAAGATTAACAGATATCCCAGCCAAAACTGGGGAATGGATGCCCCGAAATAGGAGATGGCTCTGCTCAACATGTCAACCCAGCTGTTTTTGTATACTGCAGCGAAAACCCCGAGCGGAATGCTGACCAGCGCGGAAAACAACATGCTCCAACATGCAAGCTCCGCAGTCGCCGGAAGCCTCGTTTTAACCTCATTCCATACGGGTTGATTCGTGAGGTAGGAGGTACCGAAGTCCAGCCGGGCCATTCGCTTTAACGTATTCAGATATTGGTTGAACAGCGGTTGGTCCAAGCCAAATTCATGCCGCTTCTGTTCCAGCAGCTCGGGCGTCGGATAGATGTGTGCCGCGGTCAAATAGGCCTCTGCCGGATCAACCGGCGAAATATGGATCAATGCAAAGGTTACGAGCGTTGCCATGAATACGATCGGAATGATCGCAAGCATTCGTTTACCGACATAGCCGATCACTCTTTTTTCCTCCTTGGATCAAACTGCCTCATGCCTTAGTTCGGCTGAATTATGGAGTGACGGTTTCCATCCCGGCAAACGGGTTTTCGTCACGATTCGCCGGAAATACGAAACGGGTAATTTTTTTCTGGTAAACGGCGGTCTTCTTGATATACGAAATTGGTACGATCGCGGACTGCTCCTGCAATGTTTGCAGAATGGAGCCGTACAGCTCCTGGCGCTTCGTCTCGTCGGTCGAAGACAATACCTCCCGGATCATGCCGTCCAATTCTTTTTTCATCGGGATTGCGCTTAACGTTTCCGAAATGCCGAAGCCGGGATTCGCGACAACGTTAACGAACGAATGCGGGTCATATGGAGCGCCGTAGTTGTACCAGAAATACAGATCGAAATCGTTCGCTTTCAGGCGCTTGATTTGTACCGTCAGCTCCAGGCCTGTGAGGTTGACCTTTACGCCAAGCTGGCTCCATTCGGCCTGAATCGTTTCGGCCATCGCCTTCTGGATCGGGTCCGTCTTGTCAAAGATCATCTCGAATTCGAGCGGCTGACCGTCTTTTTCCCGCACTGTGCCGCCTGACGGCAATGTCCAGCCCGCTTCGTCCAGCAATGCCATCGATTTCTGCACATTGTATTGAATCGGCTCCAGATCGACGTTGGTATACGGATAGTTTTTGGACAACACCGAGTCGGCCGGTTCTTCCAGCCCTGACGTAATGCCTTCTACCATCGCCTGTTTGTTAAAACCCTGTTGTAACGCCATGCGTACCCGAACGTCGGCCAGCTTTGGATTGGAGGAATTCAGGAGCAAACTCCGCGTTCCCACCGGATCGGATAATTGAGTCGTGTACGCTTCGTTCTCGCGAAGCTGTTTGAACGCATCGAGACTGATGACGCCTTCACCGTAAATCAGGTCCAAATCTCCCTTTTCAAAGGCAGCCACGCGCGTTTCTGCATCGGGGATGATTTTCACGGTAACTTCATCGATGGCCGGCGCGGTTCCCCAATAATTCGGGTTGCGTTTGAACACGGCATACTCGTCCTGTTTATATTCAGCCAGCATCCATGGACCTGTTCCGACAGGCTCCTTTATGCCCTCCGACGTGTCTCCGTTATCGGGAAAGCCTGCCTCGCCAAGGAAGCGAAACGGACGGACGACAGACAAATCCTGAAGTACCGGATAATACGGCTCGGTGAGCGTCAGGCGAAACGTGTGGTCATCCACCGCTTCCGTCTTGGCGATGACATTAACCACGCCCAGCCAGCTGTGGGTGTCTTTATGTTTCATCACCGCATCAAAATTCTTTTTGACGATCCCGGCGTTAAAATCCGTTCCGTCCGAGAACTTTACGCCTTGGCGAAGCTTGAACGTGTATGTTTTCCCGTCATCCGAGATGGTCCATGATTCGGCCAAAGCCGGCTCCAGCTTTCCGTTCTCTTGGTAACTCACCAGCGGCTCGTACAGCATGGATTGGGCAAACAATTGCGAAGGGTTATACGTGTGAGGATTCATCGTGCCGATATCGCGAGGCCAGGACATCGTGATCGATTTGGCCTGGGATGATCCGTTTGAGGATGTGTTCGAAGAATCCGCGCCGTTCTCTCTATTGCTGCAGCCAACGACAACAAAGAGAAGCAAGAGCGTGGTCGCCAGCAGCAGGGCCGCGGTTTTACGATGATGTGTGAACATGGATGCAGTACCCCTTTTCAGTATTATGCAAAATATGATAATGATTATCATAATCATGGATTAAGAATAGGGACGAGCGCCGATTTTGTCAATATAAATTAAATGAAATGCACCTCCGGAACATATAGACAAAAAAAATATGCCCGTACAGAGCCGCTTGCACTCAGCAAGCTCTCTTACAGGCATATCCATTAACTCATGCTATTGGTCGCTGTTATTCTCCTTTTTTTTGTTCTTCGGCGTACCGTCGAGGCCATAGACCTCGTCATAAGCTTCAAAAATTTTACGGGCAATCGGAGATGCGCTAACCGATCCGAACCCGCCTTCAGGAACGACTACAGCTACGGCCAGTTTCGGGTTTTGTCTTGGTGCAAAAGCAATAAATACGCCGTTTTCTTTCTTGTTTGGCCCGCTGCCCTGCTGTGATGTGCCTGTCTTACGCGCAAAATCGTAAGGAAATCCGTCAAACGTGCTGAGCTTGGTCGCCATGCCGCGATGAATCTCGTCCCAATACGCATCGGGGAACTCGACTTCGTTGAGCACCTTCGGTTTGATCTTGCGAACCACGTTGCCGTCGGCATCGCGAATTTCCTTCACCAGATGCGGCTCCATCCGTTTGCCCTTGGTCGCAATGGTAGTCACGTATTGGGCTAATTGCAGCGTCGTATATTTCGCCTGTTGGCCGAAGGAAGCAAACGCCAATTTGGTCAAGCCGGATTCAGAGGACTCATTGTATTCCAGTCGGCCCAAAAACTCACCAGGCAGATCCACTCCCGTAGATACGCCCAGCCCGAATTGCTTCATATATTCGTCCCATTTGTCGACGCCTTTGTCACCTCCATACTTCGCATACAAGCGTTTACCCACCATATCGATCATGAAGGCGTTGGAAGATTTCTGAATGGCCTGTCTGGCGTTGATGTGGCCGTTGTAAGCGGCGCCTGCGTTCTGGATGCGTCTTCCATCCTTGCCCAAGGTGGTGTACCCTAGATCGGGATACGTCTCTCCCGCTGTAAAAAGCCCTTCCTTCAGACCAATCAGCACGCTGAGCGGCTTGATGACCGACCCCAACAACACAACAGATTCGGCTCGCTTGCGCGAATCGTCGGGCGGGAAGGAAGCAATCGTCCCGTTCCGGTACACGTATTTGATTTTGTCGTAATCCCATTCGGCATTTGGATCGTAATCCGGCATGCTGGCCATCGCCACCACGTTGCCAGTATCGATTTCCATGGCCACCGCATAACCGGTTACGGCATTAGGCAGCTTGCGCAGTTCATCCGTAATAGCCTGCTGCGCCGCCATTTGAATGTCTTTGTGGATGGTGGAAATAAGGCTGTATCCCTTTTCGGGAGGCGTCTGCACGATGTTCCCCTCCGGCAAGTTGCGCGAGTTGATGTCGATGGACTGGTATCCGCTGCGCCCGCGCAGTTCTTCCTGATATTGATATTCCAGCCCGTCCGCACCGACCATTTCTTCCTGAGCGTAACGAAGGCCCGGATCACGCTGGTCGACTCCGCTGCTGGCGATCTCCTGATACTTTTTCAAGGTTCCCAGCCCCTTGTACTCCCGCGTATACCCGATAACTTGAACGGCCACTCCGTCCGGGTCGTATCGGCGCACATTTTCCTCAAGCACCATCACGCCGGGATGCTGGGCCTTGTTTTCCATGAAATATGCGATTTCTTTGGTGTTCAGATCGGATTTGACCAAACGCGGCGTGTATCCGTGCGTCTTCTGGTAATCCAGATCAAGGCGTTTGATGATTTCTTCCGCGTCCGGCTGTTCTTTGTCCCCGGGATTAAACTGCTTGAATATGCCGGCGAGATCTTCTGCGAGCTTCTGTGCCTCTTCCTGTCTAGCCCCATTGCTGTAATCTTCGTAAAGCAACACGTATAGCGACTGCACGGGCTCGGAATAAGCAAGCGCGATCTTGCCCGTAGCGTCATAAATCGGGCCGCGCACAGGCGCCAGCGGAATGTCTTTCGTATTCCGACTGGTTTCCATGTACGTCAGTTCCGGCCCTTCGACAAATTGAATATAAGCCAGTCTGAATATAAGAACGCTGAAGATGACAAAGGC contains the following coding sequences:
- the nikC gene encoding nickel ABC transporter permease subunit NikC, which gives rise to MNKWRAALKGRRTIMICSLVLMIFFIVTLLAPWIAPHDPVKVDLLDKLKGPSAEHWLGTDHLGRDNLSRLIYGARVSLGFAILIFLSSLFLGVIIGSISGYVGGWLDSVLMRFCEGIMAFPNLVLVLGIVGIFGPGLMQVLLALMMVQWVYYARICRNMVVTLKERNFIAAARISGSSSWSIIRRHIIPNVQRPIVVMGTLEMGWAIMDISALSFLGLGIQPPNAEWGAMIHEGTSYIRSHPELMIYPGVLILVVVITFNVLGEALSERYGIAKR
- the nikB gene encoding nickel ABC transporter permease subunit NikB gives rise to the protein MIGYVGKRMLAIIPIVFMATLVTFALIHISPVDPAEAYLTAAHIYPTPELLEQKRHEFGLDQPLFNQYLNTLKRMARLDFGTSYLTNQPVWNEVKTRLPATAELACWSMLFSALVSIPLGVFAAVYKNSWVDMLSRAISYFGASIPQFWLGYLLIFFFSVKLDLLPVEGRGTWENLVLPTITLSLVLIAVYTRLLRSSVLEQLQETYVRYARTRGIRESAIMMKHVLKIAIAPLITGMGMNLGKLLTGTIIVEQVFSWPGFGRYFVEAIFNRDIPVIQCYVFLAACLFIVCNLLVDLIQMYMDPRISAKGRAEH
- the nikA gene encoding nickel ABC transporter substrate-binding protein; translation: MFTHHRKTAALLLATTLLLLFVVVGCSNRENGADSSNTSSNGSSQAKSITMSWPRDIGTMNPHTYNPSQLFAQSMLYEPLVSYQENGKLEPALAESWTISDDGKTYTFKLRQGVKFSDGTDFNAGIVKKNFDAVMKHKDTHSWLGVVNVIAKTEAVDDHTFRLTLTEPYYPVLQDLSVVRPFRFLGEAGFPDNGDTSEGIKEPVGTGPWMLAEYKQDEYAVFKRNPNYWGTAPAIDEVTVKIIPDAETRVAAFEKGDLDLIYGEGVISLDAFKQLRENEAYTTQLSDPVGTRSLLLNSSNPKLADVRVRMALQQGFNKQAMVEGITSGLEEPADSVLSKNYPYTNVDLEPIQYNVQKSMALLDEAGWTLPSGGTVREKDGQPLEFEMIFDKTDPIQKAMAETIQAEWSQLGVKVNLTGLELTVQIKRLKANDFDLYFWYNYGAPYDPHSFVNVVANPGFGISETLSAIPMKKELDGMIREVLSSTDETKRQELYGSILQTLQEQSAIVPISYIKKTAVYQKKITRFVFPANRDENPFAGMETVTP
- a CDS encoding penicillin-binding protein 2, encoding MNTFFFVAFVIFSVLIFRLAYIQFVEGPELTYMETSRNTKDIPLAPVRGPIYDATGKIALAYSEPVQSLYVLLYEDYSNGARQEEAQKLAEDLAGIFKQFNPGDKEQPDAEEIIKRLDLDYQKTHGYTPRLVKSDLNTKEIAYFMENKAQHPGVMVLEENVRRYDPDGVAVQVIGYTREYKGLGTLKKYQEIASSGVDQRDPGLRYAQEEMVGADGLEYQYQEELRGRSGYQSIDINSRNLPEGNIVQTPPEKGYSLISTIHKDIQMAAQQAITDELRKLPNAVTGYAVAMEIDTGNVVAMASMPDYDPNAEWDYDKIKYVYRNGTIASFPPDDSRKRAESVVLLGSVIKPLSVLIGLKEGLFTAGETYPDLGYTTLGKDGRRIQNAGAAYNGHINARQAIQKSSNAFMIDMVGKRLYAKYGGDKGVDKWDEYMKQFGLGVSTGVDLPGEFLGRLEYNESSESGLTKLAFASFGQQAKYTTLQLAQYVTTIATKGKRMEPHLVKEIRDADGNVVRKIKPKVLNEVEFPDAYWDEIHRGMATKLSTFDGFPYDFARKTGTSQQGSGPNKKENGVFIAFAPRQNPKLAVAVVVPEGGFGSVSASPIARKIFEAYDEVYGLDGTPKNKKKENNSDQ